Proteins encoded in a region of the Suncus etruscus isolate mSunEtr1 chromosome 1, mSunEtr1.pri.cur, whole genome shotgun sequence genome:
- the ASB16 gene encoding ankyrin repeat and SOCS box protein 16: MAGTFPVTSSTSRALRLQQEWLEWEDRRAAAQQARSRRGPPCSWAQVSRPRRLCRDPAVHSALLAGDLPQVCALIQDREAANMVLETVNNQLAWSAEQGFWVLTPKTKLKVPLAVAASQGHTDCVRHLIQQGAELDARVGGQAALHEACIGAWSDCVRLLLTFGARANVLSEEGLTPLHLCTAPESLLCAKLLLEAGAEVNLAAGDSEATALHVAAARGLEQHVALYLEHGADVARRTLQGETALNAACAAAEGPSGPLLAVARRLLEAGADAQAAGRKRHTPLHNACANGCGALAELLLHHGACATARNAAGHTPMDCALQAVQDVPNWEPEGLFAALLDYGAPPVHPKKLQLCANCPRALEVLLNAYPRVPPSSNWAETVHPELWQEHEAFYSSALNMENQPRQLQHLARLTVRVQLGARCRQAIARLPLPPGLKAYLLLRVEGSIQ; this comes from the exons ATGGCAGGAACCTTCCCTGTCACCTCATCCACATCCCGAGCTCTGCGTCTGCAGCAGGAATGGCTGGAGTGGGAGGACCGGAGGGCCGCAGCACAGCAGGCCCGGAGTCGGAGGGGCCCTCCATGTTCCTGGGCCCAAGTCAGCAGGCCCCGCCGCTTGTGCCGAGACCCAGCCGTCCACAGTGCCCTGCTGGCCGGTGACCTCCCACAGGTCTGCGCCCTGATCCAGGACAGAGAAGCCGCCAACATGGTCCTGGAGACAGTAAACAACCAGCTGGCCTGGTCGGCTGAACAGG GATTCTGGGTGCTGACTCCCAAGACCAAGCTGAAGGTGCCCCTTGCTGTAGCTGCATCTCAAGGTCATACTGACTGTGTCCGCCACCTAATCCAGCAGGGTGCTGAGTTGGATGCTCGAGTGGGGGGCCAGGCTGCCTTGCACGAAGCCTGCATTGGGGCCTGGTCTGACTGTGTGCGGCTGCTGCTGACCTTCGGTGCCAGGGCCAACGTGCTGTCTGAGGAGGGCTTGACCCCCTTGCACCTCTGCACAGCCCCCGAGTCCTTGCT GTGTGCCAAACTGCTGCTGGAAGCAGGCGCCGAGGTGAACCTGGCTGCGGGGGACAGCGAGGCCACTGCTCTGCATGTGGCCGCTGCGCGAGGCCTAGAGCAGCACGTCGCCTTGTACCTGGAGCACGGGGCCGACGTGGCCCGCCGCACCCTGCAGGGCGAGACAGCGCTGAACGCGGCGTGTGCTGCAGCCGAGGGCCCCAGTGGGCCTCTCCTGGCGGTGGCCCGGCGGCTGCTGGAGGCCGGGGCGGACGCGCAGGCGGCAGGGCGCAAGCGCCACACGCCGCTGCACAACGCCTGTGCCAACGGCTGCGGGGCCCTGGCCGAGCTGCTGCTGCACCACGGGGCCTGCGCCACGGCCCGCAACGCAGCAGGCCACACGCCCATGGACTGCGCGCTGCAGGCCGTCCAGGACGTTCCTAACTGGGAACCTGAGGGTCTCTTCGCAGCGCTGCTGGACTATGGGGCTCCTCCGGTGCACCCCAAG AAGTTGCAGCTCTGTGCCAACTGCCCCCGGGCACTGGAAGTGCTGCTGAATGCCTACCCAAGGGTGCCCCCAAGCAGCAACTGGGCAGAGACTGTGCACCCCGAATTGTGGCAG GAGCACGAAGCTTTCTACAGCTCAGCCCTGAACATGGAGAACCAGCCCCGGCAGCTGCAGCATTTGGCGCGACTGACGGTGCGCGTTCAACTGGGGGCTCGCTGCCGCCAGGCCATCGCCCGCCTCCCACTGCCGCCAGGGCTCAAGGCCTACCTGCTGCTACGCGTGGAGGGGAGCATCCAGTGA